The following coding sequences lie in one Primulina huaijiensis isolate GDHJ02 chromosome 2, ASM1229523v2, whole genome shotgun sequence genomic window:
- the LOC140970678 gene encoding uncharacterized protein isoform X2, whose translation MRQQSAFHDGAAHCYLIFYFMKIFVIKLHSCVSFLVILQIAQPSYGDIGGIDGRPRHGGTRGHSGRTPSVMRRPFRGRGRDRGRTPHVPPKNAPAHVHNQITAAPVLPSPKVAWCELCKVDCNTPEILETHRQGKKHLKNVKVHEELQDRNKRLIQEQMPQASGSELGPEVPPRSNPFLGYGEMKLHPEILSDRPVDEESGKRKVEDIEPSVGAAKKLRMDRSAGRGRGLRNKIRGGKGGDRMRSHHESGIPTEPRKPKEVIPLICELCNIKCDTAAVFQCHLTGKKHLSKAKSFLRQNKILGQEVLKALSPAILALLQNAATASTSIAPQLHHQGFVPFQGASGLDANGCNFYAPTSGINPESADSEAMNQPLSFSTNSGSGNLVHTDGNKNEGHSESGAENANPAPVNLAVEQAERVAACTAFATSGPAMDVGFIFAHRADGPPSDQNAHPGSDALAGQVQSKGEESA comes from the coding sequence TGGAGATATTGGTGGAATTGATGGCAGACCACGCCATGGAGGTACTCGAGGTCATTCTGGCCGTACACCAAGTGTAATGCGTCGCCCTTTTCGTGGTCGGGGACGTGACAGAGGCCGTACTCCCCATGTACCGCCTAAGAATGCACCTGCACATGTTCACAACCAGATTACTGCGGCTCCTGTTTTGCCATCTCCAAAAGTTGCATGGTGTGAACTCTGTAAAGTTGACTGCAACACTCCCGAAATTCTTGAAACGCACAGGCAaggaaaaaaacatttaaagaaTGTTAAAGTTCACGAAGAATTACAGGATCGCAACAAAAGATTGATTCAAGAGCAAATGCCACAAGCATCTGGTTCTGAATTAGGGCCAGAAGTTCCTCCACGGTCCAACCCATTTCTGGGGTATGGAGAGATGAAACTTCACCCAGAGATTTTATCTGATCGACCAGTTGACGAAGAATCTGGGAAACGAAAGGTTGAAGACATAGAACCCAGTGTAGGAGCTGCAAAAAAACTGAGGATGGATCGCTCTGCAGGTCGAGGACGTGGATTGAGGAATAAGATTCGCGGCGGAAAAGGTGGTGACAGAATGAGATCTCACCATGAATCAGGAATCCCCACAGAACCTCGAAAGCCAAAAGAAGTTATTCCCTTGATATGCGAACTGTGTAACATCAAATGCGACACTGCAGCCGTCTTTCAATGTCATCTGACGGGAAAGAAGCACCTTTCAAAAGCTAAGTCCTTCCTCAGACAGAACAAAATTCTCGGACAGGAAGTCCTTAAAGCGCTAAGCCCAGCAATTCTTGCCCTCCTCCAGAATGCAGCAACTGCTTCAACTTCCATTGCTCCTCAACTTCATCACCAGGGTTTTGTTCCATTTCAGGGTGCTTCTGGACTGGATGCAAATGGCTGTAATTTTTATGCTCCAACATCAGGAATTAACCCAGAGAGCGCTGATTCCGAAGCAATGAATCAACCCCTATCCTTCTCAACTAACTCTGGAAGCGGAAATCTTGTGCATACGGATGGAAATAAAAACGAGGGACACTCAGAATCTGGTGCAGAAAATGCAAACCCTGCTCCAGTTAATTTGGCTGTGGAACAAGCTGAACGTGTGGCTGCTTGTACTGCATTTGCTACTTCGGGTCCAGCCATGGATGTTGGTTTTATTTTTGCACATCGTGCAGATGGTCCACCCTCAGATCAGAACGCACATCCTGGATCAGATGCTTTAGCAGGGCAGGTTCAATCAAAAGGCGAGGAGTCGGCCTAG
- the LOC140970680 gene encoding vesicle-associated protein 1-2-like produces the protein MSNGELLQIEPLELQFPFELKKQISCSLQLSNKSDNHVAFKVKTTNPKKYCVRPNTGTVVPHSSCDVIVTMQVQKEAPPDLQCRDKFLLQSVVVNPGVTAKDITPEMFNKESGNQVDECKLRVSYVPPPQPPSPVREGSEEGSSPRASVSDNVTVNQTPEFNAGSKAFVQSQDGASEVKSLINKLTEEKSSAILQNNKLQQELELLRRQGKRSHGGIPLMYVAIVGLIGIFLGYLLKRT, from the exons ATGAGTAACGGCGAGCTCCTCCAAATCGAACCACTCGAACTTCAATTCCCTT TCGAATTGAAGAAGCAGATCTCATGTTCCTTGCAGTTATCGAACAAATCCGATAATCATGTTGCCTTCAAG GTTAAGACCACAAATCCAAAGAAGTATTGCGTGAGGCCGAATACTGGAACGGTGGTGCCACATTCTTCTTGTGATGTTATAG TTACTATGCAAGTCCAGAAGGAGGCTCCCCCGGATCTCCAGTGCAGGGACAAATTTCTCCTCCAAAGTGTAGTGGTGAACCCTGGAGTCACAGCAAAGGATATTACTCCTGAAATG TTCAACAAAGAATCAGGGAATCAGGTTGATGAATGCAAGTTGAGGGTTTCCTATGTTCCACCACCGCAGCCACCTTCACCCGTTCGAGAGGGATCAGAGGAAGGCTCCTCACCTAGGGCGTCAGTATCAGATAATGTGACTGTAAACCAGACTCCGGAATTCAATGCT GGGTCAAAAGCGTTTGTTCAGTCTCAGGACGGCGCGTCTGAG GTAAAGTCCCTGATAAATAAATTGACAGAGGAGAAAAGTTCAGCTATTCTGCAAAATAACAAGCTTCAGCAAGAATTG GAGCTGTTGAGACGTCAAGGTAAACGATCCCATGGTGGTATTCCTTTGATGTATGTTGCCATAGTTGGTTTGATTGGCATCTTCCTGGGGTATCTTTTGAAGAGAACTTGA